A genomic window from Flavobacterium johnsoniae includes:
- a CDS encoding aspartate/glutamate racemase family protein, with protein sequence MSAKVLGFVHTSATLVPLFQQLSNEFLQGIETFNIVDDSLIKDVIKKGKLMPNTAARVVSHVQAAETAGADVILVTCSSIGVAIETAATLATVPVIRVDQAMADEAVQISSKIGVIATLPTTLEPTSDLVRRRAELAGKNATITSKLCEGAFEALMSGDSAKHDEMVAKALKELMKEVDVIVLAQASMARVVDGLSAEEKLVPILASPTIAMKKLAELYF encoded by the coding sequence ATGAGCGCAAAAGTGTTAGGTTTTGTACACACATCGGCAACATTGGTTCCGTTGTTTCAGCAATTAAGCAATGAGTTTTTACAGGGAATTGAAACATTCAATATAGTGGATGACAGCTTGATAAAAGACGTAATCAAAAAAGGAAAATTAATGCCAAATACTGCTGCAAGAGTCGTAAGCCATGTTCAGGCTGCCGAAACTGCAGGTGCGGATGTGATTTTGGTAACCTGTTCGTCTATTGGTGTGGCGATCGAAACGGCTGCGACATTGGCAACAGTTCCAGTGATTCGTGTAGATCAGGCAATGGCGGATGAAGCAGTGCAGATTAGCAGCAAAATTGGTGTAATTGCTACTTTGCCAACGACTTTGGAACCAACCAGTGATTTGGTTAGAAGAAGAGCAGAATTGGCAGGTAAAAATGCAACTATTACTTCGAAATTATGTGAAGGTGCTTTTGAAGCTTTAATGAGCGGAGATTCTGCTAAACATGATGAAATGGTTGCTAAAGCGCTAAAAGAATTAATGAAAGAAGTAGATGTAATTGTTTTGGCACAGGCTTCAATGGCACGTGTTGTCGATGGCTTAAGTGCCGAAGAAAAACTAGTGCCTATTTTGGCAAGTCCAACTATTGCAATGAAAAAACTAGCAGAGCTTTATTTCTAA
- a CDS encoding bile acid:sodium symporter family protein, whose amino-acid sequence MRKYFLWAIPIFFIAAALGWLQQIEIIWKLGLLFGFSSIAIGAGHLKVLSGYQYTFWIITAVCAGLLYPDFFLHVGSFDMRNKWLILIIIQMVMFGMGTQMSIEDFTGIRKSGKGVLIGLLGHFTIMPIMGFLIAKTFVFEPEIAAGIILIGSCSSGLASNVMTYIAKGNLVLSVTVTAMSTLAAPIMTPFLMKIFAGTMVEVHFFNMMMEIIKIVLVPLAAAMIHDILKNYGNLAKKRIYILTFLSAVWLAIVLFFGNSFAVAEDSTASHILEIINFTCGAFIVGTMYHLLYKVYPKIDVIMPYFSMFGIIYFTLVTTAAGRDNLIQIGFLLFLASVLHNGAGYFFGYWLSRLSGLDKKSSQTIAFEVGLQNGGMASGLAGSMGKLATLGLASAVFSPWMNVSGSLLANYWRKKGDEEEVIS is encoded by the coding sequence ATGCGTAAATATTTTCTTTGGGCTATCCCAATATTTTTTATTGCAGCTGCTTTGGGCTGGTTACAGCAAATAGAGATAATATGGAAGTTAGGGTTACTGTTTGGTTTTTCTAGTATTGCCATTGGAGCAGGACATCTGAAAGTATTAAGCGGTTATCAATACACGTTTTGGATCATCACTGCAGTTTGTGCAGGATTGCTGTATCCTGATTTTTTTCTGCACGTAGGCAGTTTCGATATGCGTAATAAATGGCTTATTCTAATTATCATTCAAATGGTAATGTTCGGAATGGGAACGCAGATGAGCATTGAAGATTTTACGGGTATTCGAAAATCAGGAAAAGGTGTTCTGATTGGTTTGTTGGGACATTTTACTATTATGCCGATTATGGGTTTTCTGATTGCCAAAACGTTTGTTTTTGAACCTGAAATCGCAGCGGGAATTATCTTGATTGGTTCTTGCAGCAGCGGATTGGCTTCGAATGTGATGACATATATAGCCAAAGGAAATTTGGTTTTGTCAGTAACTGTAACGGCAATGTCTACTTTGGCTGCGCCAATAATGACTCCGTTTTTGATGAAAATATTTGCAGGTACTATGGTCGAAGTGCATTTCTTCAATATGATGATGGAAATTATTAAAATTGTCCTTGTGCCTTTGGCAGCTGCAATGATTCACGATATATTAAAAAACTATGGGAATCTGGCAAAAAAGAGAATTTATATTCTGACTTTCCTGTCAGCTGTTTGGCTGGCGATTGTCCTATTCTTCGGAAATTCGTTTGCAGTTGCTGAAGATAGTACGGCTTCGCATATTTTAGAAATAATCAATTTCACTTGTGGCGCTTTTATCGTTGGAACAATGTATCATTTATTGTATAAAGTATATCCAAAAATAGATGTGATTATGCCTTATTTCTCTATGTTCGGAATCATTTATTTTACATTGGTAACCACAGCAGCGGGAAGGGATAATTTAATTCAGATTGGTTTTTTACTTTTCTTAGCTTCAGTTTTGCACAACGGAGCGGGTTATTTTTTTGGTTATTGGCTCAGCAGGCTCAGCGGTCTGGACAAAAAGAGCAGTCAAACTATCGCTTTCGAAGTAGGTCTTCAAAATGGTGGCATGGCTTCTGGATTGGCAGGTTCAATGGGAAAACTGGCAACTTTAGGTTTAGCTTCGGCTGTATTTAGTCCGTGGATGAATGTTTCGGGTTCTTTATTGGCTAATTATTGGCGAAAGAAAGGAGATGAGGAAGAAGTTATTTCTTGA
- a CDS encoding ribulose-bisphosphate carboxylase large subunit family protein, whose translation MERVFAEYLIETPYDVEQASAVLAGEQSSGTFVSVPGETEELKKRFAARVEDIQLLDLSDEPSIPGGSIPGKKYQKARVKVSWSIENFGYNLPVLISTLQGNLYEITQFTGLKLMDFEVPESFQNHFKGPKFGIKGSKLSCGVTDRPMIGTIIKPSIGMSVEETATLVKSLIDAGIDFIKDDELMGSAANSPFDERVKAIMKVIRDNEQKTGKKVMYAFNISDEIDEMQRKYDLIKKEEGSCAMISINSVGLSGTKKICDQGELVIHGHRNGWGMLNRHPLLGIEFPAYQKIQRLAGVDQLHVNGIQNKFWESDDSVVTSIKSCLKPFLGGYEILPVVSSGQWGGQAVETYRRTQTTDLLYMAGGGILAHPMGPKAGVNALQQAWTGAVEGLSVEETALKYPEFAASVKKFSK comes from the coding sequence ATGGAAAGAGTTTTTGCAGAATATCTTATTGAGACCCCTTATGATGTAGAGCAGGCTTCGGCGGTTTTGGCAGGAGAGCAATCTTCTGGAACCTTTGTGTCAGTTCCGGGTGAAACCGAGGAATTGAAAAAGCGTTTTGCAGCAAGGGTAGAAGATATTCAGTTATTGGATTTATCAGATGAACCATCCATTCCGGGCGGCAGTATTCCTGGAAAAAAATATCAGAAAGCAAGAGTAAAAGTAAGCTGGTCGATAGAAAATTTTGGTTATAATCTGCCAGTTTTAATCAGCACTTTACAAGGAAATCTATATGAAATCACGCAATTTACTGGTTTGAAACTAATGGATTTTGAAGTGCCGGAATCTTTTCAAAATCATTTCAAAGGACCTAAATTCGGAATCAAAGGCTCTAAATTATCTTGTGGCGTAACCGACCGACCAATGATTGGAACTATTATAAAACCCAGCATAGGAATGAGCGTGGAGGAAACCGCAACTTTGGTAAAATCATTAATTGATGCCGGAATCGATTTTATTAAAGACGATGAATTGATGGGATCTGCTGCTAATTCGCCTTTTGACGAAAGGGTAAAAGCAATAATGAAAGTCATCCGTGACAACGAACAAAAAACGGGTAAAAAAGTAATGTATGCTTTCAATATAAGTGATGAAATTGACGAGATGCAACGAAAATACGATTTGATTAAAAAGGAAGAAGGTAGCTGCGCAATGATTAGCATCAACAGTGTCGGGCTTTCGGGAACGAAGAAAATATGTGATCAGGGTGAACTCGTTATTCACGGTCACAGAAACGGCTGGGGAATGCTGAACCGTCATCCTCTGTTGGGAATTGAGTTTCCTGCTTATCAAAAAATTCAGCGTCTGGCGGGAGTCGACCAACTGCACGTTAACGGAATTCAGAATAAATTTTGGGAATCGGATGATTCAGTAGTGACGTCCATAAAATCTTGTTTGAAACCGTTTTTAGGCGGATACGAAATCTTGCCTGTTGTCTCTTCGGGACAATGGGGAGGACAAGCGGTAGAAACTTACAGAAGAACCCAAACTACCGATTTGTTGTATATGGCAGGTGGCGGTATTTTAGCACATCCTATGGGACCAAAAGCTGGAGTAAACGCATTACAGCAAGCTTGGACGGGAGCCGTTGAAGGTTTGTCTGTGGAAGAAACTGCTTTGAAGTATCCTGAATTTGCCGCATCAGTAAAGAAATTTTCTAAGTAA
- a CDS encoding YdeI/OmpD-associated family protein, whose protein sequence is MTPTFFANQSEFRKWLEKNHQSEKELLVGFYKVTSGKPSITWPESVDQALCFGWIDGVRKSIDKDSYTIRFTPRKTSSIWSAINIQKMEDLTKAGLMKEAGLKAFSLRTENKSKIYSHEKEPVPLLEVYEKQFKSNKTAWDFFEKQAPSYKKVMIHWIMSAKQEKTQLSRLEKTIVESEKQKRVL, encoded by the coding sequence ATGACACCAACTTTCTTCGCAAACCAATCAGAATTTAGAAAATGGCTTGAGAAAAATCATCAAAGCGAGAAAGAACTTTTAGTTGGTTTTTATAAAGTTACAAGCGGAAAACCTTCTATAACTTGGCCAGAATCTGTAGATCAAGCGCTTTGTTTTGGTTGGATAGATGGTGTTCGAAAATCTATCGATAAGGATAGTTATACCATTCGTTTTACGCCTAGAAAAACTTCCAGTATTTGGAGTGCTATCAATATTCAAAAAATGGAAGATTTAACTAAAGCTGGACTTATGAAAGAAGCTGGTTTGAAAGCTTTTAGTCTTAGAACCGAAAATAAATCCAAAATATATTCTCACGAAAAAGAGCCTGTTCCGCTTTTGGAAGTTTATGAAAAACAGTTTAAAAGCAATAAAACTGCTTGGGATTTTTTCGAGAAACAAGCACCTTCATACAAAAAAGTAATGATTCATTGGATTATGAGTGCCAAGCAAGAAAAGACTCAATTATCAAGATTAGAAAAGACAATTGTGGAAAGCGAAAAACAAAAAAGGGTATTGTAA
- a CDS encoding four-carbon acid sugar kinase family protein, translating to MKNNKLLLAYYGDDFTGSTDALEFLTLAGVKTILFLRKPTQKDLDRFPKIQAIGLAGKSRSMSPSEMEEELFPAFENLKSFEPAHFHYKVCSTFDSAPHVGNIGKAIEIGSEVFNQKTVLVSPSAPHLGRFCVFGNLFARMGTIGNGEIYRIDRHPSMSKHPVTPALEGDLTIHLAKQTEKSINLVNLTTIEKGSEKVLEEVANNKSEILFFDGFNLEHLKTIGNVFNELAAKKTLFSVGSSGIEMALGLDWKDKKVIGNQKTFESAGEISPILVLSGSCSPVTSGQIENALQNGFLEIALESKAVAIENQAEIIKNTVAQIVDNFNQGKSTILHTSKGSNDQRIAETELFFKSKGFSANEIQKQCSSVYGSVLGQITKEVLKAVKIKRILFAGGDTSSYAASELDILALEMIAPIAPGAPLCMAVSDNEWVNGIEMNFKGGQVGTADYFIKVLKGEKL from the coding sequence ATGAAAAACAATAAATTGCTATTGGCTTATTATGGGGATGATTTTACGGGTTCTACGGATGCCCTTGAATTTCTGACATTGGCTGGAGTTAAAACCATTCTCTTTCTTAGAAAACCAACTCAAAAGGACTTAGATCGTTTTCCAAAAATTCAAGCAATTGGTCTAGCTGGAAAAAGTCGATCAATGTCGCCTTCAGAAATGGAAGAAGAACTTTTTCCTGCTTTCGAAAACCTGAAAAGTTTTGAACCTGCACATTTTCATTATAAAGTCTGTTCTACTTTCGATTCGGCACCACACGTTGGTAACATTGGAAAAGCAATTGAAATTGGAAGCGAGGTTTTCAATCAGAAAACAGTTTTGGTTTCGCCGTCAGCACCACATTTGGGAAGATTTTGTGTATTTGGAAATCTCTTTGCCCGAATGGGAACTATCGGAAACGGAGAAATTTACCGTATCGACCGTCATCCGTCTATGAGCAAACATCCTGTAACACCTGCTTTGGAAGGGGATTTGACGATTCATTTGGCAAAACAAACCGAGAAATCCATCAATCTTGTCAATTTAACCACAATTGAAAAGGGTTCTGAAAAAGTTCTGGAAGAAGTAGCTAATAACAAATCGGAAATCCTGTTTTTCGACGGATTCAATTTGGAACATCTCAAAACGATTGGAAATGTTTTTAATGAATTAGCGGCCAAAAAAACATTATTTTCTGTGGGTTCATCCGGAATCGAAATGGCTTTGGGATTAGATTGGAAAGACAAAAAAGTTATAGGAAATCAAAAAACATTTGAATCAGCAGGAGAAATTTCTCCCATACTTGTTTTATCAGGAAGCTGTTCTCCAGTAACATCAGGTCAAATTGAAAATGCTTTGCAAAATGGATTTTTGGAAATCGCATTAGAAAGCAAAGCCGTTGCTATTGAAAATCAGGCTGAAATTATAAAGAATACAGTTGCTCAAATTGTCGACAATTTCAATCAGGGTAAAAGTACCATTTTACATACTAGCAAGGGTTCAAACGATCAGCGTATTGCAGAAACCGAATTGTTTTTTAAATCAAAAGGCTTTTCAGCAAATGAAATTCAGAAACAATGCAGTTCAGTTTACGGAAGCGTTTTGGGACAAATAACAAAAGAAGTATTAAAAGCGGTCAAAATAAAAAGAATTCTTTTTGCAGGTGGCGATACTTCGAGTTATGCTGCTTCGGAATTGGATATTCTGGCACTGGAAATGATTGCGCCAATCGCTCCTGGAGCTCCGCTTTGCATGGCAGTTTCAGACAATGAATGGGTAAATGGAATAGAAATGAATTTTAAAGGCGGACAAGTGGGCACCGCCGATTATTTTATAAAAGTATTAAAAGGAGAAAAATTATGA
- a CDS encoding sugar-binding domain-containing protein: protein MILKRIIIALIILFSVSIFAQKQVRIVEDFNKNWNFKLGDYPEAINANFNTSDWRTLQLPHDWSIEGAFDKDAKTKQAQGFLPAGKGWYRKVFTVPASWKSKTISIEFDGVFKNSEVFINGKSLGVRPNGYISFGYDLSPYLNYGQANIIAVKVDNDAQPNSRWYTGSGIYRNVRLVTSEKLHVGKWGTFVTTPEISTKKSKVHLEVTIDNDNDTAREFTLVTSILDAKNKEVANKTSVEKIGAKTFETIVHNLDVLKTQLWNTETPYLYKVVTKIYEKSVLVDNYETPLGFRFFNFDSEKGFSLNGVPTKIYGVCLHHDNGALGAVENIHAVRRKLTLMKEMGVNAIRMSHNPHSLEMMQLCDEMGFIVQDEAFDVWKKKKVTNDYHKDWDAWHKQDLEDFIKRDRNHPSVMMWSIGNEIREQFDSTGIAITRELAKIVKSLDVTRPVTSALTENVIEKNFIYQSGALDLLGFNYKHEDYKDFPTKFKGQKILASESVSALETRGHYDFPDGIKAWPTKYGAPFDGNADWTVSAYDQVKSYWGATHEENWKTIKSQDFMAGTFIWTGFDYIGEPDPYPFPARSSYFGIVDLAGLPKDVYYMYQSEWSNKTVLHILPHWNWTKDQEVEVWAYYNNADEVELFLNGKSLGKKSKQNDDLHISWRVKFEPGTLKAISRKNGKVVLEKEIHTAGEASKIDLKAEKTSIKNDTYDLVYVTVSMLDKDGNLLPNAMDLINFEVSGGGKLVGVDNGYQANLDSFKANSCKLFNGKCVVIIQSNGKRDNVQLKASTGNGIPISSINIKVN from the coding sequence ATGATTTTAAAAAGAATAATAATTGCATTAATAATACTGTTTTCGGTATCCATTTTTGCACAAAAACAAGTCAGAATTGTAGAAGACTTCAATAAAAACTGGAACTTCAAATTAGGAGATTATCCAGAAGCAATAAATGCAAATTTCAATACTTCAGATTGGAGAACGCTTCAATTACCGCACGATTGGAGTATCGAAGGCGCTTTTGATAAAGATGCTAAAACAAAACAAGCACAAGGATTTTTACCAGCAGGAAAAGGCTGGTATCGTAAAGTATTTACTGTTCCAGCGAGTTGGAAAAGCAAAACAATTTCAATTGAATTCGATGGCGTTTTTAAGAATAGCGAAGTTTTTATTAATGGAAAATCATTAGGAGTTCGTCCAAATGGCTATATTTCTTTTGGTTATGATTTGTCTCCGTACTTAAATTATGGACAAGCCAATATTATTGCCGTTAAAGTTGATAATGATGCTCAGCCAAACTCAAGATGGTATACAGGTTCTGGAATCTACAGAAATGTGAGATTGGTGACAAGCGAAAAATTGCACGTTGGAAAATGGGGAACTTTTGTAACTACGCCTGAGATTTCGACAAAAAAATCAAAAGTGCATTTAGAAGTTACAATTGATAATGATAATGATACCGCCAGAGAATTTACCTTGGTCACTTCTATTTTAGATGCTAAGAATAAAGAAGTGGCGAATAAGACTTCTGTAGAGAAAATTGGAGCTAAAACTTTTGAAACTATAGTGCATAATCTAGATGTTTTAAAGACGCAATTATGGAATACTGAAACCCCGTATTTGTATAAAGTTGTTACAAAAATCTACGAGAAATCTGTGCTAGTTGACAATTATGAAACTCCGCTCGGATTTAGATTTTTTAATTTTGATTCAGAAAAAGGATTTTCATTAAATGGTGTTCCAACCAAAATATACGGGGTTTGTCTGCATCACGATAATGGAGCTTTGGGAGCGGTAGAAAACATTCATGCGGTTAGAAGAAAACTGACTTTAATGAAAGAAATGGGAGTAAACGCTATCAGAATGTCTCATAATCCACATTCGTTGGAAATGATGCAATTGTGCGACGAAATGGGATTCATTGTTCAGGACGAAGCTTTTGACGTTTGGAAAAAGAAAAAAGTAACCAACGATTATCATAAAGATTGGGATGCTTGGCACAAACAAGATTTAGAGGATTTTATCAAAAGAGATCGTAATCATCCATCAGTTATGATGTGGAGTATTGGTAACGAAATTAGAGAACAATTTGATTCAACTGGAATTGCAATTACTAGAGAATTAGCTAAAATCGTAAAATCTTTAGATGTAACTCGTCCCGTAACTTCTGCTTTGACAGAGAATGTAATTGAAAAGAATTTTATTTACCAATCTGGAGCTTTAGATCTTTTGGGATTCAATTATAAACATGAAGATTATAAAGATTTTCCAACTAAATTTAAAGGACAGAAAATATTAGCTTCAGAAAGTGTTTCGGCTTTGGAAACTCGTGGGCATTATGATTTTCCTGATGGAATTAAAGCGTGGCCAACAAAATATGGTGCGCCGTTTGACGGAAATGCAGATTGGACAGTTTCGGCTTATGATCAGGTAAAATCGTATTGGGGCGCAACGCATGAAGAAAACTGGAAAACGATTAAAAGTCAGGATTTCATGGCGGGAACTTTTATCTGGACAGGTTTTGATTATATCGGAGAACCTGATCCCTATCCGTTCCCTGCAAGAAGCTCGTATTTCGGAATTGTTGATTTAGCCGGACTTCCAAAAGATGTATATTATATGTATCAAAGCGAATGGTCGAATAAAACGGTTTTACATATTTTACCGCATTGGAACTGGACTAAAGATCAAGAAGTAGAAGTTTGGGCATATTACAACAATGCAGATGAAGTGGAATTATTCTTAAACGGAAAATCGCTTGGTAAAAAATCAAAACAAAATGATGATTTGCATATTTCATGGCGTGTAAAGTTCGAACCTGGAACATTAAAAGCAATTTCTAGAAAGAACGGAAAAGTAGTTTTAGAAAAAGAAATTCACACAGCTGGAGAAGCTTCTAAAATTGATTTAAAAGCAGAAAAAACTTCAATCAAAAATGATACTTACGATTTGGTTTATGTAACAGTTTCTATGTTAGATAAAGATGGAAACTTATTGCCAAATGCGATGGATTTAATCAATTTTGAAGTTTCTGGCGGAGGAAAATTAGTTGGAGTTGATAATGGTTATCAAGCCAATTTGGATTCTTTTAAAGCCAATTCTTGTAAATTGTTTAATGGAAAATGTGTTGTGATTATTCAATCGAATGGGAAAAGAGACAATGTTCAGTTGAAAGCAAGTACCGGAAATGGAATTCCAATTTCGTCAATTAATATTAAAGTGAATTAA